A stretch of the Cervus canadensis isolate Bull #8, Minnesota chromosome 16, ASM1932006v1, whole genome shotgun sequence genome encodes the following:
- the LOC122454520 gene encoding WW domain-binding protein 11-like, producing MGQRSTSSTKSGKFMNPTDQARKEARKRELKKNKKQRMMVRAAVLKMKDPKQIIRDMEKLDEMEFNPVQQPQLNEKVLKDKRKKLRETFERILRLYEKENPDIYKELRKLEVEYGQKRAQLSQYFDAVKNAQHVEVESIPLPDMPHAPSNILIQDIPLPGAQPPSILKKTSAYGPPTRAVSILPLLGHGVPRLPPGRKPPGPPPGPPPPQVLQMYGRKVGFALDLPARRRDEDMLYSPELAQRGHDDDVSSTSEDDGCPEDMDQDKHDDSDRSDGESEGDEFVHRDDTERENNEGKKSGLSVRFADMPGKSRKKKKKNMKELTPLQAMMLRMAGQEIPEEGREVEEFSEDDDEESDDSEAEKQSQKQHKEESLSDGTSAASQQQAPPQSVPPSQIQAPPVPGPPPLGPPPAPPLRPPGPPTGLPPGPPPGAPPFLRPPGMPGLRGPLPRLLPPGPPPGRPPGPPPGPPPGLPPGPPPRGPPPRLPPPAPPGIPPPRPGMMHPPLVPPLGPAPPGLFPPAPLPNPGVLSAPPNLIQRPKADDTSAATIEKKATATVSAKPQITNPKAEITRFVPTALRVRRENKGAAAAPQRKSEDDSAVPLAKTAPKSGPSVPVSVQTKDDVYEAFMKEMEGLL from the coding sequence ATGGGGCAGAGATCCACGTCATCCACCAAAAGTGGAAAATTTATGAACCCTACAGACCAAGCCAGAAAAGAAGCTCGGAAAAGAGaattaaagaagaacaaaaaacagcGCATGATGGTACGAGCTGCAGTTTTAAAGATGAAGGATCCCAAACAAATTATCCGGGACATGGAAAAATTGGATGAAATGGAGTTTAACCCAGTGCAGCAGCCACAGTTAAATGAGAAAGTGCTGAAAGACAAGCGTAAAAAGCTACGTGAAACATTTGAACGTATTCTACGACTCTATGAGAAAGAGAATCCAGATATTTACAAAGAATTGAGAAAGCTAGAAGTAGAATATGGACAGAAGAGGGCTCAACTTAGTCAATATTTTGATGCTGTCAAGAATGCCCAGCATGTGGAAGTGGAGAGTATTCCTCTGCCAGATATGCCGCATGCTCCTTCCAACATCTTGATCCAGGACATTCCACTTCCTGGGGCCCAGCCACCCTCCATCCTTAAGAAGACCTCAGCCTATGGACCTCCAACTCGGGCAGTTTCTATACTTCCTCTTCTTGGACATGGCGTTCCACGTTTGCCCCCTGGCAGGAAACCTCCAGGTCCTCCTCCGGGCCCACCTCCTCCTCAAGTCTTACAAATGTATGGCCGCAAAGTGGGCTTTGCCCTAGATCTTCCCGCTCGTAGGCGAGATGAAGACATGTTATATAGTCCTGAACTTGCTCAGCGGGGTCACGACGATGATGTTTCTAGCACCAGTGAAGATGATGGCTGTCCTGAAGACATGGACCAGGATAAGCATGACGACAGTGACAGATCCGATGGAGAAAGTGAAGGGGATGAATTTGTACACCGTGATGACACTGAGAGAGaaaacaatgaaggaaaaaaatcaggtcTAAGTGTACGGTTTGCAGATATGCCTGGAAAAtctagaaagaagaagaagaaaaacatgaaggAGCTGACTCCTCTCCAAGCCATGATGCTTCGAATGGCAGGGCAGGAAATCCCCGAGGAGGGCCGAGAAGTCGAGGAGTTTTCAGAGGACGACGATGAAGAGTCAGATGATTCCGAAGCAGAGAAGCAGTCACAGAAGCAGCACAAAGAGGAGTCTCTCTCTGATGGCACGTCTGCAGCTTCCCAGCAGCAAGCCCCTCCACAGTCTGTTCCTCCATCCCAGATACAAGCACCCCCCGTGCCAGGACCACCTCCGCTTGGACCGCCACCTGCTCCACCTTTACGGCCACCTGGACCACCTACAGGCCTTCCTCCTGGACCACCTCCAGGAGCTCCTCCGTTCCTGAGACCACCTGGAATGCCAGGGCTCCGAGGGCCTCTACCCCGACTTTTACCTCCAGGCCCGCCACCAGGTCGGCCCCCtggccctcctccaggcccaCCTCCGGGTCTGCCTCCTGGCcctcctcctcggggacccccACCACGGCTACCTCCCCCAGCACCTCCAGGTATCCCTCCACCCCGTCCTGGCATGATGCACCCACCTCTGGTGCCTCCTCTTGGACCTGCCCCACCTGGGCTCTTCCCACCAGCTCCCTTACCCAACCCGGGGGTTCTAAGTGCTCCCCCCAACTTGATCCAACGACCCAAGGCGGATGACACAAGCGCAGCCACCATCGAGAAGAAAGCTACGGCAACCGTCAGTGCCAAGCCACAGATCACTAATCCCAAGGCAGAGATCACACGATTTGTGCCCACCGCACTGCGGGTGCGTCGGGAGAATaaaggggctgctgctgctccccAGAGAAAGTCAGAGGATGATTCTGCTGTGCCTCTTGCCAAAACAGCGCCCAAATCTGGCCCATCTGTTCCCGTGTCGGTGCAGACTAAGGACGATGTCTATGAGGCTTTCATGAAAGAGATGGAAGGGCTGCTGTGA